acactgacacaggtACTTAAATACTGCCAaacactttcactttttttcctttaaaaagaaACTACAAGCATGGCTTGTCTTCCATGATGATCACTATAATTATCCCCCGACTTCGTTTGACACCATCTCCACCCAAAATACGTCCGGATGTGGGGGGGATCTGCTACGCAGCGTTCCAGAGGCAAAAGACCAAGAGCCTGACATACTTCtgtcagagaaagaagaaagattGAGAGTTTGCCGACCTCATGCAGGTGTTTTTCTGCATCTTAACAAGGGTAATTCCCAGGCACTGAACCATTTTGTCCTTTTCTAAGCATTTGATGCTGGCATGGTGGATCATCAGAGCATGCACTTCCTTCTTTAACTCTGGAGGATTTCGTGTTTCATTGCTCATGCTGATTAGCAACATTTACTGTGACACAGCTTTGAAGTGTCTGTGCTCACTCTGCATTTAGTTACTCTGACTGCCATTATACAATTGTATAAAATCATTGCTGTTAAGCTGTAAAGCTGTTGCAGGTTAAGATCTGTCCACACTATCTGAACATGAAAGAGATTTGGCTTCTATCTAAACTCCCTGGAAGCACAGACGATCTATCGCATCCTGCAGGTGTGGCTCGGTCTCCTACAAGTCTGTGTTATGAAAGACTTGCCCACCGTTATCTCCCACAAACACTACACTTGCAGCCTGCAAGGGTTtcgtgtttgtttgctttttgactttgttttgtttgcttttaatTTGTCACTTGAACACAAACATAGCAGTGGAAGCAATTTTCATCTTTTAAACCCAGCACATATTTACTTCCCagctttctttttccttcttctatAAACTGTTGCCGGATATGTAAGAGACCTGCTAATGAGCACACACAGTAATCAAGAAGACTAGAAGGTAGAAATGGTGGAGTGAGGATAATTTGGTCATAAATGGATAACGATAAATAAAGCAGTATAATGTATAGTTTAACTTCAGATATTAAGTAAACAATAACCTCACATTTCTGAAATGTAATGCTCACATTGAAGGTTTAAACAAAACATGATCAGAGCAATGCTGCTTCAAAGGTGGATCAATAAGCTGCACTTTGCTTTTTATCCAAACTGCAGgtgcactgaaaaaaataaaaaattatgtAATATTTCAAAAGGAGATCATCTCAGATCTCAGGCGGCATTCATGATTCAAGACAACAGCTGCAAGTTAAACTACCCAGCTGGGACACAGGCTTCTGAATACAACATAGTTACTTTACAGTCAGTTATTCATTATGATGTGTTTGAGGGTGTTATTTGGCCTCCTCAGAGGTGCATCAAACGTAAACATGGATAAATTATAGTTTAGTTAATAATCAGCTGATTATTATAAACCACTCTTCTGAAATAAAGAGTAGACAGGATAATATGCTACATATGAGCTCAGCTACTGAAAGAATTTGTTACCAAATGATGCTGTGAAACAGGCTTTGGCTAGAGCATAGACAGTGCATAAATATGGAGTGTCTGTGACGTCACCAGTAGAGCCAttttgagtccctgtgggaggctctgactgTCACTATGTTGGCAGCATCAGAACCAGCCTTAAACTCCCAATACAGGCGCCCaccagaggtggagcaggagtggagctgaggcaggaatgacggaagcaggaagctcacgCTGTGAGTCGGCACGTTCAAGAGCCATCCgcacccataattatgtgtaattttaaaataattgaAACGAGCGAGTTACACAAACATTCACCCCCGTGGAGTTGTCACCAAAAATGGAACCAAAACAATTTTTATACAAGGCTACAAACATGttgatttctgctgtaaagtcaaCCCTTATAACATGGGAATCTATGGGGATGGACTTATTTTTGCAGcctgcccctagaggctgcggagtgaactgcattttgtttttaaactccATTGGAGCAAATTCAATGTTGGCCCAAATATTTCCTGCTCTGGAAATGGGGCTTCTTTACTCCCAGAAAGAAGAGAGTCTGAATTGAATGGAATTCTTGTTTCCATCTGTAAATAGAAAATACACAATCATTTTTCTTCAATGGCCCAATTACCTTTGCAATGTAAACATCTTAATAGCACAACAAAGGTGTTTAACTAAAAACCCTGAAAGCAGCTGCAGGGCACGTATGCACCGGTGCATGTACTGTAGCTTATTTGTCTGCATGCTGCTTGCAGACATTCAGTGACCCATTAGTAGCGCACACCTTTCTCTGCCTGGGTTTTTGCCCTGTATCAAACCGCACAGCGCCAAGAGAGAGGAGACGCAGCGGCTCAGGGCAACGAGACACTAATGGTGAGCCCAGACATGCTTTTTGAGAGAAGACGATGACAGGGTGAAAGGTCCACAGAGAAAATGCAAGCAGTCATAAAAAGCCAGAGAGAAAAGGCTTGACCGCTCATATTCTTCTCCTGCACAGTatggaagaaataaaaaaaaaaaaaaaactggtgtgGAGTGAGAGCAGATCAAGAGCTGAAATTCTCGAGACAGAGAGTATTTTAAACATGTAGACTTAAAGCTGCACACAGGAGGATTGAGGTTGAACAGGTATTTTTCCAATCTGTATTGTTTTTAGAATTTCAGTTCAAGGTCAAAATACAGTGAAAAGATGTGAAACGGAGGCCAGATTACACAGATAGTACCCCTGTCCTTACTACACTCTGAGTCATAAATCATGCATGTTACTCtggtttgaaaaaaataaatccttacCACATTTGCATGTGCTTGTTTTCCATGAATTCAGTGTGCCTTATCCTCATTCATATTCCTGATAAAAATCATATTCATGTCACCTTTTTTCTGCATTAAATAGATCATTTCACTTTATACTCCTGAGGTTCAGAGTCCTGTCACCATGGCTCACAGCTGAGCTGTGTTTAAATGCAGAGGCCAGCAgagtacatatatataaaaaaatataaaaaaataacaccatcCCATTAGAGGAACCTACAGTACATGCTGTCCATTGGTACAGGCGTGTAATTAGTGAGAGACGGGAGTGGGATGTCACAAAGGAGCTACAGACAGACACTTTCATCCCGCCTGTGTGTTCTTTTTGCCACATACACACTGGACTGACGCCCAAAGTGTCTGACATGTGCAGCCAAAAGAAATTAACAGTTCTGAGGAAAGTGAAAATGGAAGCTGCATTTATTGTTCCGTTGGAATTACTCCGACAACAATCCCAGCCACATTAATGCAACTTTAATTCACTCGCACTGTGTAATTCCTACTGCTGCAATAAAACGGAGCAATTCTAATCTTCACTATCAAAGCAACAAACCGCATGGTAGACAGACAAACAGGTTCTGAAAGGCTCTATGCTGATAATTGGAGGACCTATTACACAAGCATTTTGTATGGTGAATGGCTTATGGAACGTATCTGCAGTGCCTTATTAGCTTCCACATATGACAACATGATGAATAtttagacagaaacagagattaCCCTCTCTCAATGGAAATTCTCcttttgaaaatgaaaagataTATGTCTTTACATTGCTGTTTACTGTTTAATGATCTCATGACAAATTATTTTAATGCATTATAGATTAACACATCACATATACTTATATTTCTCCATTTAAAAAAGCTATTAAAAATGGTGCAATCAAATCAGAGGCAGCTCCATGTTTCCTAATGAAACACTTCTAAGATGTAGCTGTAACATTAAATTGCACGATTGATGTGAGAAGTAGAGCTTGAACCAAGCCCGAGTCGGAATCAAATAAGGGTTTAAAGTCCTCTGACAATCTGTCTCCATCTATCACCGCTCGGCAGCAGCCTCTGTTTCATATCACCCACAAGGTCAATAGCTTCGTTGTGGCACTGGATGTGTTAAAGTTTTCAAATGTTTGAGGGAACCATTGCAAGAAGTGGCGTGACATTTTTGTCTACTAATTAAAAATGGTTTTGTACAGAGCAGAGACAGTGTGTCACTGATATTGGCAGTAATTGTTTTCAGCACATTCGCACAGCAGGATGCTTACATTCTGTGACCAAGCCCTTTTtattgattggctgattccATTACTTGTGAGGAAAGTCAATATAATGAAATTTCATgcagagaaaaggggggggAGACAGGTGTGCAGATAAAGTCACACAGGAGAAAACTGGATTCCACTGACTCTGCAAATGTAAGAACTGTGTTCTGTTGCTGGGACAGTGTTCCTACAACATCTTTTATTTACATGAAATTCATGTTGCAGTTACGTGTTCCACTCCGAAAGAAAATATTTGCTTTTTGCTACAATATATGCACACGCAGCTTGCTTGTTGGTTGTATAGATTTGGCAAAATGTTTTCACCGGCTTCTATTATAAATGATGCAATTTTCCCCATGTCTCTGCAGGTAAGCAGTAGGATGGTGCTCGGGGAGGCAGGTGGGCACAGCTACTTGGTGGCGTGCTGGCAGCCCATCCTGATCCTGATGCTGGGCACCGTCCTTTCTGGCTCCACCACTGGCTGCCCCTCCCGATGTGACTGCAACGGCCAAGAGCGTTCGGTCGTGTGTCATCGACGGAGACTGGCGACTCTTCCTGAGGGCATCCCCACTGAAACGAGGCTGTTAGACATCAGCAAGAACCGTCTGAAGACTCTGGGGCCAGAGGAGTTCATTAATTACCCTCAGCTGGAGGAACTGCAACTTAATGAAAACACTATTTCATCCATTGAGCCTGGGGCTTTTAGCAACCTTATGAACCTTCGAACTCTCGGTTTGCGCAACAACCAGCTGAAGCTCATTCAGCTGGGGGTGTTCACGGGCCTCAACAACCTCACCCAGCTGGATATTAGTGAGAACAAAATTGTCATCCTGCTGGACTACATGTTCCAGGAGCTCTACAACCTGAGGGCTTTGGAGGTTGGTGACAACGACCTTGTGTTCATCTCACCACGATCATTTCATGGTCTCAGCAACCTGGAGAGCCTCAACATTGAGGGATGCAATCTGGCCTCAGTTCCCACTGATGCCCTCAGCCATCTGCATAACCTGTTGTCACTTCGATTACGCTATCTCAATGTCACTGTCATAAGGGATTACTCCTTTAAGAGGCTGTATCGGCTCAGAGTGCTGGAGATCTCTCATATGCCTGCGCTGGATACTATGAGCCCAAAATGCTTGTTTGGACTCAACCTTACATCACTGTCTGTCACAAACTGTAATCTTACTGATATCCCCTATCAAGCCATCAGTCACCTAAGATATCTTCGCTTTTTGAATCTGTCTTTTAACCCCATTCACACTGTGGAAGGGAACCAACTGTTCAACCTGCAGAAGCTCCAGGCTTTTCATCTGGCTGGCGGGAAATTAGCTGCCATTGAACAGTACTCATTCAGAGGACTCAACCACCTCCATGTGCTCAATGTGTCTAGCAACAGTTTGAGAACCCTGGAGGAGTCGGTCTTTCACTCTGTGGGGAACCTGGAGACCCTGGCTTTGTATGACAACCCGCTGGCCTGTGATTGTCGCCTACTGTGGGTCTTCCGCCGGCGGTGGAGGCTCAACTTTAACAGGCAGCAGCCCATGTGTGCTTCACCTGAGATTGTGCAAGGGAAAGAGTTCAAGGATTTCCCAGACATACTCCCTCCTGAGTATTTCACCTGCGAGAAATCAAGGATCGTGGATTACAAGGTTCAAGAAAGCCATGTAGACGAAGGAACTACAGTTCACTTTTCCTGCCAGGCTGAGGGTGATCCACCTCCTGTCATAATGTGGCTGTCCCCCAAGAAGGAATACATCACCACCAAAACGGCGGGGTCAAGACTGTCTGTGTCTCATGAGGGTACGCTGGAGGTGCGTTACGCCCAAATCCAGGACAATGGCACCTACAAGTGCATCGCAAGTAATGCAGCTGGCAATGACACCAAAGCTGCTCACCTTTTTGTGCATAGCTACTCACGAAATTGGCCCCACCAGCCAAACAAGACATTTGCCTTCATTTCCAACCAGCCTAGCGACGAAGGTGCTAACGTGACCCGGGCCACAGTTCCATTTCCATTTGATGTAAAGACACTCATCATCGCAACCACCATGGGATTTATCTCTTTCCTTGGAGTGGTCCTCTTCTGTCTTGTAATACTATTCCTCTGGAGTAGGGGGAAAGACAACACCAAGTCAAGTATAGAGGTTGAATATGTGCCACGTAAAGAGGAAACGGAGGAGGCCAGTCCGACTGAGGCATCTGTACAATTCAACATGAAAATCATGTGAACCTCAAACGAGGTAACTCAAACACAGACTGCAGTCAGATGCATACTGTCCTTGCTTCAAAATATGTACTCACTTTATGAGCGATAGAAATTGCACAGCAGCGATCGCATCTTGACACTATAATcctagacttttttttttttttttttttttacttcagggACTGAATCTTTCAAAGCAAATGTTCACTTTCCAATATTCAAACTTCTGTAAATTTGTATTGGCAATACTCAAATCAGTATGTTAACATGCACCCAAAAACCAGAATAATGTGTGTAACCAGATTATATTTTGTATCAAGCACATGGATTACAGTTTACATGTGGGAGGATTAGGAGATTATCCTGCAGGTACTGTTTAATCTTTCTATCAACACAGAAAGAATGtataaagcacaaaaaaacTGTTACCTAAAAGACTAAGTTGGGAGCAGATTTAAACCCATCATAAGCATTTGATAAGTATAATAatcatacattttaaataattattcTGACATGACGAAAATGTACTTCTGCTTATTGCTCAAAATCTTAAGTAGTTGGTGGATTAGGGAAGTGTATACCTCCGCCTCCTGTCATGTGTCTGCGAGCAGTGGCCTTTAAACTGTTTTTAACACCAGTGAATTGTGTTTTCAAGTTTTCTCAGCACACTCTGCTACTGTCAgcctggagagagaaagagtttcTTCCCTGGTTTTCACAGAAATGTAATTTTGCAAGGCGACTTTCAATTTTACTGGAGTATTTCCTTATCCTGGTCAAATTAAGAGTGTGCATGTTAACACACTGAATAAGGAAAAATCCGTCACAGTATGTGCTCCTTTCAGCCAATGGAGGAAGTCTGTCGTTAAATGTATTGACATGTTGCGCTATACatattttttctgtattttattcttCCGTGTACATTACGCTATGGCACAATAGTAATGCTTTTGATGGCTGTGGGTTTTGAACATATTACCATCTAAAGAGCAGATTAAAGACCCCCTTTTTGTGATGTAACGCAATTTAtcagtaaacaaaacaacacaatttgTTTACCTATTTGGCAGCTCGTTGTAAGCGTCATGAGCACAAGTGCCCAAGTCCTAGGGTGATGTTGTCACATACTTCTCAAAAGTGGCAACATTATTAATTTGTTGCCTTAAGTAACCCATTTTCCAGCTTTCCGCTGAGCAATACCCGatgtttatgtgtaaaaaatGCCTCGTAAggatttttctgttgtctaatTAATTTCACAGTCAAGGTCTGCTCTGAAGATAATGTGTTCATTTACTCTTAAAATACTTGTTTAAGAAGGGAAGGGCAGATGGAAATTCTATtaaaataaagaacattttatACTATGGggtgtttattttctgctaaATCCGCtatataaatgaatgaatgatctcCTGTGCTGCAACTACAGCGGTGCTCACACAACACATTGTGTTATTCATTCAGAACATGAACATGTCCGTAGATATTTGTATATTTGCGCAAAAAGTCCATGTAAAATGGGATCATGTTAGACCATGGTATCTCAAGTCTATTGTCGCAACGGAGTCTGTTCAACCTGAATATTTTACGCCTCAGCTGCCCGTTGAGCACAGTGCTAAAGCCTAATACCCTCAGGATTACGGTGCACAATTGTCAGTCTTCTGATGCACAATGCATATCTGAAGCTAAGGCATACCTACTGCACAGGTCAGTGGAGAGTGGAGAAGATTAATGTTTTATTGAGTATAGTCCTGGATTCTAAGTCAGCACAAAACCTTTCTGGATATGAAGCCATTTGCCATGGTTGTTCTTAACCTACATAAGCAGTCATGTAGGGCTGTTTGAAGGCTGATTGTCTTGACAACAGCTGCTTCAAACGGAAATATATCATTCAAGTGGCAGCTTGCACTTTAAGAGCCTGAAGGCATCATGACACCTGGTTATGCATCAAAGCAGCGACAGCCTGATCAAAATTACAATGACATCAATGTGTACATGCCTCATTCGTTGACTCGTAAACaggtttataaaaaataaatgatgtcATTATGGTCATTCCGGTCTAGGACAACAGCTGACACATCTTATTCATATTCACCGACAGACCACAGAGAAGCAAAACCAAGGAGTattcaacacaacaacacatcattCAGCAATGACAATATGCATTTTATGGTAGGAGCAAAgcattaatatttatattaatgtAAAAGCATTAATGATTATTATAATGACATTAAATGATTGGCTAGAGGTTTAATGCATAACCTGAAAACAGCAGTAAAAAGATAATTATCCCAAATCTGGACGTCATGTCATGTGAGTGAAGCTACGTTTGTACTGAAAGCCACTTGCATCTGATTGATTCAAATGGCATACACGTGCACATCTGCACAATTACATTTCATCTGAGTGTAgaccgtgctgctgctgcaggtgcaAGCATCCAAGCACAAAGCTACATGGATACATGTCGCATTGCCACAAATCAGATATACATCCAATTTAGGACCACATCTTGGAGTCATAAATCAGGACTGATGATTGGATTTGTGTATTCAaaccaacacaaaaacaaaaaaagcatagGACATATGGTTGTGTTTATGCTAACACATGAATTTCCAACAACATCCGATCATGGGGCCAATACAGCCACAAGCGTAAGAGTAAAGAGTAAGATTGTAGGCTGGAGGACACCTATTTGTGCTCTATTTTTACCCGGTATTAAGTTGAATTTTAACTCATTAAGCCAAAATTAGCTTTTAAATAAAGGCTGGACTTGGCAGGAAAAAAACTGGTTAGGTATTAAAAACAAGATAAGGTATTAGGTAAAGATGACAACACATatattcataacattaaacacattttacacatggAAAACTGCCCGCCAATAGATTTTTGTCTACAATCAcccaaaaacatgtcagtatgaaccaagaaaatggaggagaagcttgttgcagatgaaaAGTTTCCTTAAAGACttaacattgtgtttgtgtctgtctgaacTCATCTTTTCTTAAAAGCCAAGtatttcaacatcttactcaaCCTAAACTAAATAAAAGTAAAGAAGCCATGGTCTGAAAGGAACCCCCTCCCCATAGTCTTTACATTACCTGAAccacatgtctgctgtgaatCTCCATCAATATTGCTGGATAACTTGCTTATATTTCTAAAAAAGCCCTTTAACTTACTCCAAAGAACTTGTCATGAACTGTTGCCCTAAGCTGGAAAGGcagcaataacacacacaaaaaaatccagaCAGCATAAATAAAccaatttgaaaaaaatcattcCAGGTTAAAATGTTGCTGCCTGAAAAATACCTCACTGTTTCCTTCTTAACAGCTAGCTTTCCTCCGGCTGTTCGGCAGTGGTTTATAAGCAGAGTGTTTTCTTGATTTCTGATGAGCTGACACCAAAATTAGCCATCTGCTGCGATTGAAGAAAAGTTTATTTCACTCCGACACTCTATTGCAGCTGCACATGAAATATGACAGCTGGTGGAATGGGTCCAGAAGCTGGTTTGTAAGTGTTTAAAAGGATTGAattttatttctgcctcaatTTTCAAGCAACAGAAACTTGCAAGCTATATCACATAGAATTACAGCAGCACGCTAGTTTATAAAGAGACAAGCAGTAAACAGCTTGATGCTGCTGAGCCCAGTAATCACTGAAactttaaaatcaattctgcaATGATTCCAGTGTGAAACGCAGAGAAAAGAGGATGACATAGATGAAAGgactgtgtttatttattatcaatAGTAAGCTATTTATTTGGCAGCATAATTACTCACAAATTGGAGAGGGGAAAGAAGAGTATTCAGCTTCTTCGGTTCAATATTTTGATTAAATTTGAGCTGTAACATTCTTGACTCATGCGCTCCACCCTGATGTACAGTTTCAGGGCTGTGAGACCAATTTGTCTGAATATGTATTCTGGTCAGTGTGAAGGGGTGCAGttacatgaaaaataagaaatgtttttttttctatggcTTCTGGCAATGCAGATTAAGATTAATAACACAGCCAAGAAACAACCTAAGGGGGAAACTAAAGGCACTTCACAAGTAAATAATGAGGCAAAGGAAATCTATAGTCCTGAGGACTGAACACTGTGTATGACGACAGAGCTGACTGGGGGGCATTTTGAGCAGTCACAAAAAACTCATAATTATTAATCACACATTATatttgttggaagaattctaccTTAATGTTCCAAATGTACCTTATAGGCATATTTGTCAAGTTTTAATACTTTTATGAACACAGGAGTGGATACATTTACTTTAtggaaatatatattattattgttgcaACAATCCAAAACAatataacaaaatgaaaaaggTAATAGGTCATAAGTAGGCTGTAATCTGCGATCGTCAACAACCTACCCAACTAGGTGATTAATAACCTGTAAAA
This portion of the Parambassis ranga chromosome 3, fParRan2.1, whole genome shotgun sequence genome encodes:
- the LOC114433220 gene encoding leucine-rich repeat and immunoglobulin-like domain-containing nogo receptor-interacting protein 1-B, coding for MSLQVSSRMVLGEAGGHSYLVACWQPILILMLGTVLSGSTTGCPSRCDCNGQERSVVCHRRRLATLPEGIPTETRLLDISKNRLKTLGPEEFINYPQLEELQLNENTISSIEPGAFSNLMNLRTLGLRNNQLKLIQLGVFTGLNNLTQLDISENKIVILLDYMFQELYNLRALEVGDNDLVFISPRSFHGLSNLESLNIEGCNLASVPTDALSHLHNLLSLRLRYLNVTVIRDYSFKRLYRLRVLEISHMPALDTMSPKCLFGLNLTSLSVTNCNLTDIPYQAISHLRYLRFLNLSFNPIHTVEGNQLFNLQKLQAFHLAGGKLAAIEQYSFRGLNHLHVLNVSSNSLRTLEESVFHSVGNLETLALYDNPLACDCRLLWVFRRRWRLNFNRQQPMCASPEIVQGKEFKDFPDILPPEYFTCEKSRIVDYKVQESHVDEGTTVHFSCQAEGDPPPVIMWLSPKKEYITTKTAGSRLSVSHEGTLEVRYAQIQDNGTYKCIASNAAGNDTKAAHLFVHSYSRNWPHQPNKTFAFISNQPSDEGANVTRATVPFPFDVKTLIIATTMGFISFLGVVLFCLVILFLWSRGKDNTKSSIEVEYVPRKEETEEASPTEASVQFNMKIM